The Procambarus clarkii isolate CNS0578487 chromosome 64, FALCON_Pclarkii_2.0, whole genome shotgun sequence genome includes a window with the following:
- the LOC138354788 gene encoding serine-rich 25 kDa antigen protein-like: MKGRKRKTSVNNSRRPDNSSVDRPDNCSVDRPDNSSVDRPDNCSVDRPDNSSVDRPDNCSVDRPDNSSVDRPDNCSVDRPDNSSVDRPDNSSVDRPDNNSVNRPDNSSVDRPDNNSVDRPDQSSVDRPDNNSVDRPDNSSVNRPDNSSVDRPDNSSVNRPDNSSVDRPDNSSVDKPDNSSVDRPDNSSVDRPDNNSVNRPDNSSVDRPDNSSVDRPDNSSVDRPDNSSVNRSNNSNVDRPDNSSVIDQIITVVDIPDNISVDRPDNSSVNRPDNSSVSRPDNSSVNRPDNSCVNRSDNSSVNRPYNSKDHLIALAV, encoded by the exons ATGAAAGGAAGGAAGCGAAAAACGTCAGTAAATAATTCACGGAGACCAGATAATAGTAGTGTTGATAGACCAGATAATTGCAGTGTTGATAGACCTGATAATAGTAGTGTTGATAGACCAGATAATTGCAGTGTTGATAGACCAGATAATAGCAGTGTTGATAGACCAGATAATTGCAGTGTTGATAGACCAGATAATAGTAGTGTTGATAGACCAGATAATTGCAGTGTTGATAGACCAGATAATAGCAGTGTTGATAGACCAGATAATAGTAGTGTTGATAGACCAGATAATAACAGTGTTAATAGACCAGATAATAGCAGTGTTGATAGACCAGATAATAACAGTGTTGATAGACCAGATCAGAGTAGTGTTGATAGACCAGATAATAACAGTGTTGATAGACCAGATAATAGTAGTGTTAATAGACCAGATAATAGCAGTGTTGATAGACCAGATAATAGTAGTGTTAATAGACCAGATAATAGTAGTGTTGATAGACCAGATAATAGTAGTGTTGATAAACCAGATAATAGTAGTGTTGATAGACCAGATAATAGTAGTGTTGATAGACCAGATAATAACAGTGTTAATAGACCAGATAATAGCAGTGTTGATAGACCAGATAATAGCAGTGTTGATAGACCAGATAATAGCAGTGTTGATAGACCAGATAATAGTAGTGTTAACAGATCAAATAATAGTAATGTTGACAGACCAGATAATAGTAGTGTGATAGACCAGATAATAACAGT tGTTGATATACCAGATAATATCAGTGTTGATAGACCGGATAATAGTAGTGTCAATAGACCAGATAATAGCAGTGTTAGTAGACCAGATAATAGCAGTGTTAATAgaccagataatagctgtgttaatAGATCAGATAATAGCAGTGTTAATAGACCATATAATAGCAAAGACCACTTAATTGCACTAGCAGTGTAA